CTAAAATACCTAGAATTATACCAATTATAATTCTAGGCAGCAAACCAATTTTTTTCATTTTAAAACTCCATAAGTAAGTGTTATGAGTACAGTATATAAAATTTTTTTTATTCAATCAATTATTTATTTTACTAAAAATTTTATTTTCGGTTTATATATCTCTATATTATTATATATATAATACATTTTCAACATATTATGAATAGTAATAAAAAACTACGATATAAAAATTATACCGTAGTTTTATGTTTTATTTAGTTATTAAAATAATTTATTCTTCATCAGTTTTCTTTTTTCTGTTAGTAGAAGATATTTTTTTACTAATAGAAGAAGTTTTTTTAGTAACCTTCTCTTCAACTCTAGAATCTTTTTTAAGAGGTTTTATAGGAGTAGAAAATACTTCATCTTTAACGCTCTTTACTTCTCCATCTTGATAAGCTGAAGGGTCTTCAAGTTCATCAGTACCTCTTTTAGGGTCTTTACCTGCATAAACTAATTTATCTTTAACTTTATCAAGCTTAACTTCACATATTCTTTCAATATCTTCTATATCAAGAGATTCTTTTTCAAATAACTCTCTAGACAATGCTTCAAACTTATCAGCATTTTCAGCTATTAATTTTTTAGTTCTTTCATAAGCCTTAATAACAAACTTATGTACTTCCTCGTCAATTTTTTGGGCAGTTTCTTCACTATAGTCTTTGTGACGAGCAATTTCTTTACCCAAGAATATAGGCTGTTCTTTTTGCCCGAAAGCAATAGGACCAAGCTTACTCATACCCCACTCACAAACCATTCTTCTAGCAAGTTCAGTGACTCTTTCTATATCATTAGAAGCACCAGTAGTAACAGAATCTTCGCCAAACTTAAACTCTTCAGCAACACGTCCTCCAAGAAGCAAAGACATCTCATCAATAGCCTTTTTTCTCTGAAGAGTATATCTACCATCTGAAGGAAGCGTCCAAGTAGCACCTAAACTTCTTCCGCGAGGAACTATTGTTACTTTATGTAAAGCATCAGTATTTTGAAGTAGCACTGCCATTAAAGTGTGTCCTGCCTCGTGGTAAGCAGTATTAAGCTTTTCTTTTTCACTTATAAGAATGCTTCTTCTCTCAGGCCCCATCATAACCTTATCACGAGCCTCTTCAAAATCTTTAAGCTCTACTCTCTCTTTATCATTTCTAGCAGCAATTAAAGCAGCCTCATTAACCATATTAGCAATATCAGCACCAGAAAAACCGGGAGTAGCTCTTGCAAGATGATACAAATCTATAGAAGGATCATGCTGTATTTTAGCAACATGCACTTTAAATATTCCCTCTCTTCCTTTAACATCAGGCAAATCAACAACAACCTGTCTGTCAAATCTACCCGGACGAAGTAATGCAGGGTCAAGTACATCAGGTCTGTTTGTAGCAGCAAAAATTATAATTCTAGTATCAGTATTAAAACCATCCATTTCAACTAGCATTTGGTTTAGAGTTTGCTCTCTTTCATCATGACCGCCGCCGTATCCAGCTCCTCTAGTTCTACCCACAGCATCAAGCTCATCTATAAATATAATACAAGGAGCAGATCTCTTACCTTGTTCAAATAAATCTCTTACCCTTGAAGCACCCACACCTACAAACATCTCAACAAACTCAGAACCAGACATACTAAAGAAAGGTACATTGGCTTCACCAGCAACAGCTTTAGCAAGTAAAGTTTTACCAGTACCCGGAGGGCCTACCAATAATACTCCTTTTGGTATCTTAGCACCAAGCCTAGTAAATTTGCTGGCATCTTTTAAGAATTGAACAACCTCTTGAAGCTCTTCTTTTGCCTCTTTACATCCCTCAACATCTTTAAATGTTACTTTTACATCTTCTTTTGTTAATAGCCTTGCTCTGCTCTTTCCAAAGTTCATAGCTCTGTTATTTGAACCTTGAACCTGTCTAAACATGAAGAACCAAAGTAAAAATCCTATAGCAAGTATAGGAAGTAAATTTACAAGTATTATGCTAAAATAACTAGGTTTTTCAGCTTCACCGCGAACCTTTACATTGTTTTCTATAAGAAAATCTGCAAAACCGCTTGCTGTAAAAGGTATATAAGAATAAAAATCTATCTCTGTAATTTTACCATTAACTGTCTCTACAGCTTTACCATTTTTTATATACTGGTCAACTATAGTAACTTCTTTAACAACACCATCTTTTACTTTTTGTACAACAGTAGAGTAGTCCCATTCCTGAGCTTTAACTTGAGGTGTTTTCTGAAAATACATTATTGCCATTACTACCACCATTGTGAGAAGCAATATTATAATAATTTGATTTCCGCCCCCGCTTTGAGGAATGTTGTTTCTTCTATTTGTATTCTTTTTTTTATTATTAGCCATATATTCTCCAAAAAAATCTCTTTTATATATTTATTCTAAAGGTATATCTAAAATAGTACCATAACTATTAAAACATTTTGATGCAAGTGAATCTACGCCTCCTCCTCTTCTAAGATAGCTATTAATAACTTTACCGTCTTTTCTAGCTAAATCAGGATATTTTAAATTTATATAGCCTTCAACAAGCCCTCTGCTCGTAGAGGCATGTACATAAGTTACAGTTCCTTCTTCTCTATCTACATCAACAACTATTCCAGCATGCGTTAGCTTTTTTGTATCTGATGTTGTTCTGTCAAACATCACTATATCGCCAATGTTTGGCATACCATCATTATATATTTTTTTATATTTTGAAAGTGTTGAATATATTGTTTTAACACCGCTAGAGTCCATTATCGCTTGCTTTTCAAATACTGCTATATTAGAACTCCAATACACAGCTGTTACAAAACCAGAACAATCAAAATTAAATTTTTTCTTCTCTTTTGTAGTGGGATGTGTTAATTCAACTCTTTCATTATATTTATATTGTTTTTGCAAATAATAGTTAGCCCACTTTTTTATATCTTCTCTAACTTTATCCTTTTGTTTATCATCAATTTCTACACCATTTTCATCTAAATATGATTGATAATTCTTATCATAACCATAATTTTGTGCAAATGAATAGCTTGAAAACATTAAAGCAATTAATATACTAATAAAAAAATGCATAATTCCTCTAATTAAAAAATAATTTTATAAAATATTTACAAAAAGTCAAGGTACTTTATAAAGATACTTTATTTAATACAAAATCGGATTTTTACCTATAAATAATATAAGAAAATATAAATAATTATGACAATTCATTTAAAGAAAAATTATTAGATTTTAACCATTTTATTCTATATTGCAGTGGAGTTATCATATTAAAAAATGCGTTTAAATATGGATAGGCATTTTCAAATTGTATTGACAGCCTTGTTTTGAAATAATATTTATTATTTAAATCAAGATTATTTGTATCAATAATATATACTCTATTTATTTGACTTGTATTTCTAATTAATTCATAAAAGTTTGTATTTCTTGTTTCAGCCATAGTTAGAGAATTATATATAACATATTCTTTGGTAAAAAAATCATAATACATTCTTCTATAGAAGTGAGCATCTTTTATGCTGTCATCTAATATAAGATTTTCTTTAAATAGATTAACTCTAAAATTGAATATAGTTATAATACCATTGTCTAGATATTTTTTTATATTATTATAAAAAACTATATCATTTCTCAAATAAACATTAGCATATAATGTATTATTATAAATATTTGCCCTTGAAAAATAAAGTCTTAATTCATAAGGGTATAATTGAAAGCTTATTATAATAAATAGTGTTAATACATATTTCATAACTATTTAATTATACTTAAATTAATATAAAAGTAAAGCATATAAAAAGAGTTGACTATATAAAAAAAAATATTATAATAATGCATATATGTTCTTTGAAAGGGGATGCTCCGGCTTCGACTGCGATGGTTGAGTCATATTTTGCATAGCCGTGCTTGGTATATGCACGTAAATATCATACTAAAAATATAAGTGCAGACGAATACGCACTTGCAGCTTAATTGAAGCTGTCACTGGTTTAGTGATTTGTCTATGGGTTGCTTTATCGGTGTCGAAACACATAGAACTTGTATTGGGTGCCGTTTGAGCCTAATATTACGTATACTCAAACTAGCTTTATAGTTTTTCTGCTTGTCTTTTACCTGTAGAGTGAAACTTCAAAGATAAGATATGCTATGTAGACGGATATGGGGCGCTTCGTAGGACGCGGGTTCGAGTCCCGCCATCTCCAATTCTTATAAAAAATTAACTTTATTCGCTCTTCTGAAAAGCTAGCCTCTCTGCTCCGTTTCTTCTTAATTTTATTATGCCGCACTTTGTAAAACCTTCTTTCTCTAAAAGCCTTTGCATTGGTATGTTGTCTTTATGTGTATCTACTCTCATGTTTTTGCATATATCAAAACAGTATTTCATGCAAAAAGAGCCTACTCCTTTTTGGTTTTTTAAAGTTGCTATTCTGTGTATAACTCCGTATTTATTATTATTAAGCCATTTGCCTTCGTATATTTCATTATAATCTTCTTCAATGCCCACAAAAAAACAAAATGTTGCTATTATATTATTATCATCATCTAAACATACATAACTTTCATTTTTTTGAATGTCTTGTTCTATATTTTCTCTTGCTGGGTAACCGTCTGCCCATTGATTTGGATTATTATTTGCTTTCATATATTCTCTGGCATAATCGAATATTTCTAAGAGTTTATCTATATCATTAGCAGTTGTTTTTCTTATGGTCATATTGTATTCCTTATTATTAGCTTAAAATATTATACATTAAAAAATTATAGTTTGTCAATTTTTTATCTTGTTCTTTTTCCCGCAGCAAAAAGAACCAAAAAGTGCGAGTGTTTTAGCTTTATATGTTTGGAATATATAAATATAAAATAATAGCTATGTTTTTGTATACATAAAAAGCTATACTTTATTAAATGCAGTTCTTTTGGTTCTTTTATACCAATAAAAGAACTGGGGTGCGGGGCAAAGCCCTGCAAATAACCAAAATGAAAAAAGTAAAAATTTCTAGAATGTGTCAATTATCTTCTATCAACTTTTTCCTGCCGCAAAAAGTTTTCGCCCTTCGGGCACGCTTCGCGAAAGTGCAAATGTTTTAGCTTTATACGTTTGGAATATCTATAAAATAATAGATGAAACATTTTTAATATCAGATTGAAAGAAGAACAACTTTACTAAATATCACTAATCATATATATGCTTAATTATCCATTCATATCTTTTCTTAAGCTCTCTCTCCTCGCCAATCTCTACCGCTTCATAATAATTCTTTCTAATGCCTTTTTCTAAATAATCCTGCTTTATTATATGATAAGGATAATCATGAGGATATTTATAATCTTCATTGCTTTTTCTGTCAAATGATGCTGAGTTGTTATCTTTCAAGTAATTCGGTATAGAATAAAGCTCCCCGTTTCTTACGTCTTTTAATGCTTTATTAATAGCATTGTATGCAGAATTAGATTTCGGGCAAAGTGCCAAATATATAGTAACCTCTGCAAGCGGTATTCTTCCTTCTGGCATACCTATAAACTCCACTATATTAAGCAGTGATGATGCTATATTAAGTGCATTAGGGTCTGCTAGCCCTATATCTTCAGCAGCTAATATGCAAAGGCGTCTTGCTATATATCTAGGGTCTTCTCCTGACTCAAGCATTCTTGCTAAATAATAAATTGCTGCATTTGGGTCGCTTCCTCTCACACTCTTTATAAAAGCACTAATTGTATTGTAATGTTCATCTTCATCAAAGTTTAATGCCTGCTTGGTTGTAACGTCTTTTACTATCTCTTCTGTGATTGTGAGTTTTTCTTTTGTTTCATCTATTTGAGTGGCTAAGTATGATGTTTCAAGATATGTCAAAGCTTTTCTCACATCCCCATGCGAAAACTTTACTATTAAATCTATTGCCTTCTCTTCAACATCAATATCTTCTTCACCAAGTCCTCTTTTATCTTTTATAGCATTAACAACCGCCTCTCTAATGTCTTCATCTTCGAGATTCTTAAACTCAAAAAGCATTATGCGTGAAAGAAGTGCATTAGTTAAATAAAAATAAGGGTTTTGTGTTGTGCTTCCAATAAGAATAATTGTTCCATTTTCTACAGCAGGAAGTAAAGCATCTTGCTGAGATTTATTAAACCTATGTATCTCATCAATAAAAAGTATTGTCTTTTTTTCGTTAGATAGATTTTTTTCTGCCTTTTTAATAGCATCTCTAATTTCAGACACATTAGAAAGTACAGCATTTAATTTTATATATTCTCTTTTAGTCTTTTTAGCAATTATAGAAGCAACTGTTGATTTTCCAACTCCCGGAGGTCCAAAAAAAACCATAGAAGTGATTTTATCTTTATCAATCATTTTTCGTAGAGTTTTATTTTCTGAGAGTATATGCTTTTGTCCATAAACTTCCTCTATAGAAGTAGGACGCATACGCTCTGCCATTGGAAGAAAAGAGTTGTCTTCTTCTGTAAAATCAAACATTGAGCTTTTCAATGTATTCCTCTACAACAGGTATGTAATTAATAATGTCTTTTAATTTATCTTTTATTTCGTATTCTAATATGTCTGCTATAGATATATAGTCTTCATTAGAGAATGCTTCTAAAACATTATTCATCATATTATTAAAATCTTCTATAGAATCATAAAGACTTATTTTGTTTATTTTTATATTGTTATAATCTATAGAGCATATATCTGCCACTTTTGAAAGTATTGTAAAAGAGAAACTCACCACTCTTGAAAATTTTTCTGCATACAAAAATGCTTCTTTATCATTGCCTGTTTGAAGCTTGCTAACAATTTTATCTAATAACTCTATTATAAAATCATAAAACTTAGGAAGCGTGCCTATTTTATATAATGCATTATCAGAATTAATATTGCTTGAAAACATTATTATAGTATTGATTTTAGCATCTTCCATAATAAGTTCCATAGCTGGCATTAATTTATCATTAATAAATGGTTTAATATCATCATTAAAATAATCTCTTATTTTTTCTATATCTTCTTTTTTTTCAGTTAATGATGTTAGTCTTTCTAATTTTACTTCTAGCATCTTGAGTAAATGCATAGAATTATGGCTTTCTAAGCTCATATTGCAAAGAAATATCACTCTAGGTATAGAATCCAATACCCAAGCAAATCCGTCTTTTAAATCTTCTATATCTTTTTCACTTAAAATAGCAGAATCTGTAACAGAAATATTTTTAATATAATCCATTATAGAATTAAGACTAGATAAATAATATTCGCTATTGCTAAGGGCTTCTATATATATGTTGTCAATATTTTCTATAAGTATCTTTTCATATTCTTCGTCTATATACGGGTGAAGCTCATTATTATCTATTATAATTTTGTTAATAAGAAAATTATTAGAGTTGCACCACTCTTCTACGCCCTTTAATACATCATAAGCATTTTGTTCATTTTCTAAGGTAAATGATAATTCTTTGTCATTGATAAATATTTTCATTTTTCTACCATTTTTATAAAAAAGATTATAGTATTACATTACTAATTTTCGGCTTTAAAAAATAATTATCTATATATTTTTATAAAAAAACCACTTATAATATACCAAAAAAATAATATATGTGTTGGATTTTATTTGATGAAAATTGATATACTTACACTATTTCCTGATTTTTATGAAAGCCCTTTAAATAGCGGAGTGATATCTATGGCAAAAGAAAGTAATGCTTTAGATATTAATATTGTTAATATGCGTGAGTTTGGAGAGGGCAATTATAAAAAATGTGATGATTATACCTATGGCGGAGGGCCGGGTATGATTATGACTTACACTATTTTTAAAAAATATTTTGAGAGTAACAATAAAGGACACACTATAATATTTTCTCCATCTGGAAAAACATTAACACAGCAAAAAATAAAAGAACTATCACAAAAAGAACATCTCACATTAATACTTGGACACTATGAAGGCATTGATTATAGAGTTGAAAAAAAATATGCTGATGAAGCTATAAGCATAGGTGATTATGTTTTAAGCGGAGGGGAGATACCTGCACTTTTACTTGTAGATGCAATATGCAGATATAAGGGTGTGCTTAATAATAGCGAATCTGTGGTAAATGATACTTTTGAAGAGAATGCTAACGGGCTTTTAGAATACGAACAATATACAAGACCTTATGAAATAGATAACATGAAAGTTCCTGATGTTTTAATTTCTGGTAATCATAAGCTTA
This is a stretch of genomic DNA from Brachyspira sp. SAP_772. It encodes these proteins:
- the trmD gene encoding tRNA (guanosine(37)-N1)-methyltransferase TrmD; its protein translation is MKIDILTLFPDFYESPLNSGVISMAKESNALDINIVNMREFGEGNYKKCDDYTYGGGPGMIMTYTIFKKYFESNNKGHTIIFSPSGKTLTQQKIKELSQKEHLTLILGHYEGIDYRVEKKYADEAISIGDYVLSGGEIPALLLVDAICRYKGVLNNSESVVNDTFEENANGLLEYEQYTRPYEIDNMKVPDVLISGNHKLIEEYRRERSIIKTFINRADMFKNIDLSKKDIKTIFNYLIEKTNKIL
- a CDS encoding DUF4390 domain-containing protein; this encodes MKYVLTLFIIISFQLYPYELRLYFSRANIYNNTLYANVYLRNDIVFYNNIKKYLDNGIITIFNFRVNLFKENLILDDSIKDAHFYRRMYYDFFTKEYVIYNSLTMAETRNTNFYELIRNTSQINRVYIIDTNNLDLNNKYYFKTRLSIQFENAYPYLNAFFNMITPLQYRIKWLKSNNFSLNELS
- a CDS encoding NlpC/P60 family protein, whose product is MHFFISILIALMFSSYSFAQNYGYDKNYQSYLDENGVEIDDKQKDKVREDIKKWANYYLQKQYKYNERVELTHPTTKEKKKFNFDCSGFVTAVYWSSNIAVFEKQAIMDSSGVKTIYSTLSKYKKIYNDGMPNIGDIVMFDRTTSDTKKLTHAGIVVDVDREEGTVTYVHASTSRGLVEGYINLKYPDLARKDGKVINSYLRRGGGVDSLASKCFNSYGTILDIPLE
- a CDS encoding GNAT family N-acetyltransferase, with amino-acid sequence MTIRKTTANDIDKLLEIFDYAREYMKANNNPNQWADGYPARENIEQDIQKNESYVCLDDDNNIIATFCFFVGIEEDYNEIYEGKWLNNNKYGVIHRIATLKNQKGVGSFCMKYCFDICKNMRVDTHKDNIPMQRLLEKEGFTKCGIIKLRRNGAERLAFQKSE
- a CDS encoding replication-associated recombination protein A, which translates into the protein MFDFTEEDNSFLPMAERMRPTSIEEVYGQKHILSENKTLRKMIDKDKITSMVFFGPPGVGKSTVASIIAKKTKREYIKLNAVLSNVSEIRDAIKKAEKNLSNEKKTILFIDEIHRFNKSQQDALLPAVENGTIILIGSTTQNPYFYLTNALLSRIMLFEFKNLEDEDIREAVVNAIKDKRGLGEEDIDVEEKAIDLIVKFSHGDVRKALTYLETSYLATQIDETKEKLTITEEIVKDVTTKQALNFDEDEHYNTISAFIKSVRGSDPNAAIYYLARMLESGEDPRYIARRLCILAAEDIGLADPNALNIASSLLNIVEFIGMPEGRIPLAEVTIYLALCPKSNSAYNAINKALKDVRNGELYSIPNYLKDNNSASFDRKSNEDYKYPHDYPYHIIKQDYLEKGIRKNYYEAVEIGEERELKKRYEWIIKHIYD
- the ftsH gene encoding ATP-dependent zinc metalloprotease FtsH; this translates as MANNKKKNTNRRNNIPQSGGGNQIIIILLLTMVVVMAIMYFQKTPQVKAQEWDYSTVVQKVKDGVVKEVTIVDQYIKNGKAVETVNGKITEIDFYSYIPFTASGFADFLIENNVKVRGEAEKPSYFSIILVNLLPILAIGFLLWFFMFRQVQGSNNRAMNFGKSRARLLTKEDVKVTFKDVEGCKEAKEELQEVVQFLKDASKFTRLGAKIPKGVLLVGPPGTGKTLLAKAVAGEANVPFFSMSGSEFVEMFVGVGASRVRDLFEQGKRSAPCIIFIDELDAVGRTRGAGYGGGHDEREQTLNQMLVEMDGFNTDTRIIIFAATNRPDVLDPALLRPGRFDRQVVVDLPDVKGREGIFKVHVAKIQHDPSIDLYHLARATPGFSGADIANMVNEAALIAARNDKERVELKDFEEARDKVMMGPERRSILISEKEKLNTAYHEAGHTLMAVLLQNTDALHKVTIVPRGRSLGATWTLPSDGRYTLQRKKAIDEMSLLLGGRVAEEFKFGEDSVTTGASNDIERVTELARRMVCEWGMSKLGPIAFGQKEQPIFLGKEIARHKDYSEETAQKIDEEVHKFVIKAYERTKKLIAENADKFEALSRELFEKESLDIEDIERICEVKLDKVKDKLVYAGKDPKRGTDELEDPSAYQDGEVKSVKDEVFSTPIKPLKKDSRVEEKVTKKTSSISKKISSTNRKKKTDEE